The Collimonas fungivorans Ter331 genome has a segment encoding these proteins:
- a CDS encoding DUF2946 domain-containing protein, which translates to MLRIRRQKLVVWACLFAIWLGILMPTVSQSLKAAGAIQRYGEIHGEICTAAGLVSADPGDSGKSSAPHADHWNACGYCTLLANSPPPTAAFGLLSNVAASVAHAVPLLYDYIPPRPFRGQTHPLDPPSALS; encoded by the coding sequence ATGTTACGTATCCGCCGTCAAAAACTTGTGGTCTGGGCTTGCCTGTTCGCCATCTGGCTGGGCATCCTCATGCCGACGGTTTCGCAGTCGCTCAAGGCGGCGGGGGCGATACAGCGATACGGAGAAATACACGGCGAGATCTGCACCGCGGCCGGACTGGTCAGTGCAGATCCGGGCGACAGCGGCAAATCTTCGGCGCCGCACGCCGATCACTGGAATGCTTGTGGCTACTGTACTTTGCTGGCCAACAGTCCGCCGCCGACAGCTGCTTTCGGGCTGCTGTCCAACGTCGCGGCCAGCGTCGCCCACGCCGTCCCGCTGCTTTACGACTACATCCCGCCACGCCCGTTCCGCGGGCAGACTCATCCGCTAGATCCACCCTCGGCTCTCTCCTGA
- a CDS encoding TonB-dependent receptor produces MLDLLAQTKNVSSRRYLSLPHQLPSFLRQTSSLAVMLALPMLSQSAWATDEDIHAVPEVFVTGTREKRVLDPNLPASSERITAAQLENLNVINTEDALKYMPNMAIRKRFIGDENATISVRGNGTSQTARGLVYADGLLLSNFLGNTHSFPPRWSMVFPEDIAQVDVVYGPFSALYPGNSMGATVAITTKMPTRLEAMFKAQVFSQQFSLFGVDGHFDGNKSTAAIGNKVGDLSFLLGIDHLSNAGQPFVYASQPRSRQAATAAAIPVTGAYQYTDPNGAPATIFGVNAEGAERAVQDQFKFKAAYDITPTLQAGFTFGYWRQQVSNSTQTFLRDANGNPVYSGLVNIGGYQYNLPVSFFAPAASESENQLYGLTLKTRHASGWNYSAIASYFDVSKSISRSASSGLASNLSGVATYGNGSGWKTLDLAADYKPATLAAGSHWPTLGYHYDNYFLENTTYNLGNWRSNDGGSFNNAFAGKTETQALFAQDAWQLSQLWKLTYGLRYEDWRAYDGARATSAAAQRYDNRSLSYWSPKAALSYQATSDLTLRFSTGRAYRFPTVSELFQGSLTGSTLVNNDPNLKPENDLAKELSAEWSQFNGMLRMSLFEDDVKNTLFSQTNTTVFPNITSIQNIDRVRSRGIELSYSGEDVFLRGLDLSASVGYTRSIILENSKNPATVGKNFYRIPQWRSNLVGSYHVNDQATVMLAGRYSGRQYNTLTNTDTNPDTFGGTSSFLVFDTKLTFKPTRNTELGIGIDNLTDKRYYVYYPYPGRTFYLEAKVSL; encoded by the coding sequence ATGCTTGATTTGCTCGCGCAAACTAAGAATGTTTCATCGCGCCGCTATCTGTCGTTGCCGCATCAGTTGCCGTCTTTTTTACGCCAGACCTCGTCCTTGGCCGTCATGCTGGCCCTACCCATGCTCTCGCAAAGCGCATGGGCGACGGATGAAGATATCCATGCAGTGCCCGAGGTGTTTGTCACGGGAACCCGGGAAAAGCGCGTGCTCGATCCCAACCTGCCCGCCAGCAGCGAACGGATCACCGCCGCGCAACTGGAAAACCTCAACGTCATCAATACCGAAGACGCCTTGAAGTACATGCCTAACATGGCGATCCGCAAGCGTTTCATCGGCGATGAAAACGCCACCATATCGGTGCGCGGCAACGGCACTTCGCAGACCGCGCGCGGCCTGGTGTACGCCGACGGCCTGCTGCTCAGCAATTTCCTCGGCAATACCCACAGCTTCCCGCCGCGCTGGTCCATGGTTTTCCCGGAAGACATCGCGCAAGTGGATGTGGTCTACGGCCCCTTCTCCGCCCTCTACCCCGGCAATTCGATGGGAGCGACAGTCGCGATCACCACCAAGATGCCGACCAGGCTGGAAGCGATGTTCAAGGCCCAGGTATTCAGCCAGCAGTTCAGCCTGTTCGGCGTCGACGGCCATTTCGACGGCAACAAGAGCACGGCGGCGATCGGCAACAAGGTCGGCGACCTGTCCTTCCTGCTCGGCATCGACCATCTCAGCAACGCCGGCCAGCCGTTTGTGTACGCCAGCCAGCCGCGCTCCAGGCAAGCGGCGACCGCTGCCGCGATCCCGGTGACCGGCGCCTATCAATATACCGATCCGAACGGCGCCCCCGCCACCATCTTCGGCGTCAATGCCGAAGGCGCCGAGCGCGCGGTGCAGGACCAGTTCAAGTTCAAGGCCGCCTACGACATCACGCCGACCTTGCAAGCCGGCTTTACCTTCGGCTACTGGCGCCAGCAGGTGAGCAACAGCACCCAGACCTTCCTGCGCGACGCCAACGGCAATCCGGTGTATTCGGGCCTGGTCAATATCGGCGGCTACCAGTACAACCTGCCGGTCTCGTTCTTTGCACCGGCGGCCAGCGAAAGCGAGAACCAGCTGTACGGCCTGACGCTGAAAACCCGCCATGCCAGCGGCTGGAACTACTCGGCGATCGCATCCTATTTCGACGTATCGAAAAGCATCTCCCGTTCCGCCAGCAGCGGGCTGGCCAGCAACCTGAGCGGTGTCGCCACCTACGGCAACGGCTCCGGCTGGAAAACCCTGGATCTGGCAGCCGACTACAAACCGGCAACCCTCGCCGCCGGCAGCCATTGGCCGACCCTGGGCTATCACTACGATAATTATTTCCTGGAAAACACCACCTACAACCTGGGCAACTGGCGCAGCAACGATGGCGGCAGTTTCAACAACGCTTTCGCCGGCAAGACCGAAACCCAGGCCCTGTTTGCGCAGGACGCCTGGCAATTGAGCCAGTTGTGGAAACTGACCTATGGCCTGCGTTACGAAGACTGGCGCGCCTACGACGGCGCCCGCGCCACCAGCGCCGCCGCCCAGCGTTACGACAATCGAAGCCTGTCCTATTGGTCACCGAAGGCGGCGCTGTCCTACCAGGCGACTTCCGACCTGACATTGCGCTTTTCCACCGGCCGCGCCTATCGTTTCCCGACCGTCAGCGAACTGTTCCAGGGCAGCCTGACCGGCTCGACGCTGGTCAACAACGATCCCAACCTGAAACCGGAAAACGACCTGGCGAAAGAACTCAGCGCCGAATGGTCGCAATTCAACGGCATGCTGCGCATGTCGCTGTTTGAAGACGATGTGAAGAACACCTTGTTCAGCCAGACCAACACCACGGTGTTCCCCAACATCACCAGCATCCAGAACATCGACCGGGTGCGTTCGCGCGGGATCGAGCTCAGCTATTCCGGCGAAGATGTGTTCCTGCGCGGACTGGACCTGAGCGCCAGCGTCGGCTACACCAGGTCGATCATCCTGGAAAACAGCAAGAACCCGGCGACCGTCGGCAAGAACTTCTATCGCATCCCCCAGTGGCGCAGCAACCTGGTCGGCAGCTATCACGTCAACGACCAGGCCACCGTAATGCTGGCCGGGCGTTATTCGGGGCGGCAGTACAACACGCTGACCAATACCGACACCAATCCCGACACCTTCGGCGGCACCAGCTCTTTCCTGGTGTTCGACACCAAGCTGACCTTCAAGCCGACCAGGAACACGGAACTGGGAATCGGCATCGACAACCTGACCGACAAGCGCTACTACGTCTACTACCCCTATCCAGGCCGGACCTTCTACCTGGAAGCCAAAGTCAGTTTGTGA